Proteins encoded by one window of Sulfurospirillum barnesii SES-3:
- the acnB gene encoding bifunctional aconitate hydratase 2/2-methylisocitrate dehydratase, producing the protein MNFFETYNIEVTERAALGIPPLPLDAKKTAEVIELLKKEEGDQAFLKALLCDRVLPGVDDAAYVKAAFLNDVAQKKLTCKAISPLEAIEILGTMLGGYNVQPLVDALSSTDALVAQAACNALKNIVLVYGSFNDIEALAKTNAYAKEVMLSWANAEWFTCKAPLPEKITVAVLKVSGETNTDDLSPASEAFTRSDIPLHANAMLVKRLPGSLEKIKELKAKGYEVAYVGDVVGTGSSRKSGINSIQWWMGREIPFVPNKKTGGLILGTTIAPIFFNTAEDSGALPIEVNVEALETGDIIDVYPLAGKIEKEGKVVATFTLMPNTLADEYRAGGRIPLIIGRGLTSKARASLGMEPESIFAKPEQPKEQQGVGYTLAQKMVGRACGVEGVRAGMYVEPQTLTVGSQDTTGPMTRDEIKELAALGFSADLVMQSFCHTAAYPKPSDVKLHHTLPSFITSRSGVSLRAGDGVIHSWLNRMVLPDTVGTGGDSHTRFPIGISFPAGSGLVAFAAVTGSMPLNMPESVLVRFKGEMQAGITLRDLVNAIPYYAIKKGLLSVPKKNKKNIFAGRILEIEGLPKLKVEQAFELSDASAERSAAACSVALDEESVIEYLKSNIVLLESMIQAGYEDAITLQRRADKMKAWLKEPKLLKADANAEYAEIIEINLNEIKEPILACPNDPDDVATLSEVLANPERPHAIDEVFVGSCMTNIGHYRALGEVLQGEGKVPTTLWIAPPTKMDKNQLIEEGYYAIFGNAGARIEIPGCSLCMGNQANVREGAVVFSTSTRNFDNRMGPNSKVYLGSAELAALCALLGRLPSVEEYMSLVPKKLAGKTDKVYKYLNFNLIENYELSN; encoded by the coding sequence ATGAATTTTTTTGAAACGTATAACATTGAAGTTACTGAACGAGCCGCTTTGGGGATTCCTCCTCTTCCTTTGGACGCAAAAAAAACAGCAGAAGTCATTGAACTTCTTAAAAAAGAAGAAGGCGATCAGGCTTTTTTAAAAGCGTTACTCTGCGACCGTGTTTTACCAGGTGTGGATGACGCTGCGTACGTTAAGGCAGCCTTTTTAAATGATGTGGCTCAAAAAAAGCTTACATGTAAAGCTATTTCTCCCCTAGAAGCGATAGAAATTTTAGGCACAATGCTAGGCGGCTACAATGTCCAACCTCTCGTGGATGCACTGAGCTCCACAGATGCTTTGGTAGCACAAGCCGCCTGTAATGCGCTTAAAAACATTGTTTTAGTCTATGGCTCTTTTAATGACATTGAAGCTTTAGCCAAAACCAATGCGTATGCTAAAGAGGTCATGCTTTCATGGGCGAACGCAGAGTGGTTTACATGTAAAGCCCCGTTGCCTGAAAAAATCACTGTAGCGGTTTTAAAAGTTTCTGGAGAGACCAATACCGATGATTTAAGTCCTGCCAGTGAAGCGTTCACCAGAAGTGACATTCCTTTGCATGCCAATGCCATGTTGGTTAAACGCCTACCAGGTTCGCTTGAAAAAATAAAGGAGCTCAAAGCCAAAGGGTATGAAGTTGCTTATGTCGGTGATGTTGTAGGAACAGGCAGTAGCCGAAAATCAGGCATTAATTCCATTCAATGGTGGATGGGAAGAGAAATTCCTTTTGTTCCCAATAAAAAAACAGGCGGATTGATTTTAGGAACGACCATTGCGCCTATTTTCTTCAATACAGCAGAAGACAGTGGCGCACTTCCGATTGAAGTCAATGTTGAGGCTTTGGAGACAGGCGATATTATTGATGTCTATCCTTTAGCGGGGAAAATTGAAAAAGAGGGCAAAGTGGTTGCTACCTTTACCCTGATGCCAAATACCCTTGCCGATGAGTACCGTGCGGGTGGGCGTATTCCTTTGATTATTGGAAGAGGACTTACTTCAAAAGCAAGAGCCTCTTTGGGCATGGAACCTGAGAGTATTTTTGCCAAACCCGAACAACCTAAAGAGCAACAAGGGGTAGGGTATACTTTAGCGCAAAAAATGGTGGGGCGTGCGTGTGGTGTTGAGGGTGTTCGTGCGGGGATGTACGTTGAGCCTCAAACCCTCACCGTTGGTTCACAAGATACCACAGGACCGATGACCCGAGATGAAATTAAAGAGCTTGCCGCTTTGGGATTTAGCGCTGATTTGGTGATGCAAAGTTTTTGTCATACCGCTGCGTATCCAAAGCCTAGTGATGTGAAGCTTCACCATACCCTTCCTTCCTTTATCACCTCACGTAGTGGTGTGAGTTTGCGTGCAGGGGACGGTGTCATTCACTCATGGCTTAACCGTATGGTTTTACCCGATACGGTAGGAACAGGCGGTGATAGCCATACCCGTTTTCCTATTGGTATCTCTTTTCCTGCTGGCTCTGGATTGGTGGCGTTTGCAGCTGTAACAGGCAGTATGCCTTTAAATATGCCTGAATCGGTACTGGTTCGTTTTAAGGGTGAAATGCAAGCGGGCATTACGCTACGTGATTTGGTCAATGCCATTCCTTACTACGCCATTAAAAAAGGCTTGCTTAGCGTTCCAAAGAAAAACAAAAAGAACATTTTTGCAGGGCGCATCTTAGAAATTGAGGGACTTCCAAAACTCAAAGTCGAACAAGCGTTTGAGCTCAGCGATGCAAGTGCAGAGCGTAGTGCAGCGGCGTGTAGTGTTGCTTTAGATGAAGAGAGCGTGATTGAATACTTAAAATCAAATATTGTGCTTTTAGAGTCAATGATTCAAGCAGGATACGAGGATGCCATAACGCTTCAACGACGTGCCGATAAAATGAAAGCATGGCTTAAAGAGCCAAAACTTTTAAAAGCCGATGCGAATGCTGAGTATGCAGAAATTATTGAGATTAATTTGAATGAAATTAAAGAGCCAATTCTTGCATGCCCAAATGACCCTGATGATGTGGCAACGCTGAGTGAAGTACTCGCCAATCCTGAACGCCCACACGCCATTGATGAAGTGTTTGTGGGAAGTTGTATGACCAATATTGGGCATTATAGAGCGTTAGGAGAAGTGTTGCAAGGGGAGGGGAAAGTTCCTACGACACTGTGGATAGCGCCACCTACTAAAATGGATAAAAACCAGCTCATTGAAGAGGGGTATTATGCAATTTTTGGCAATGCAGGAGCTCGCATTGAAATTCCTGGTTGTTCACTCTGTATGGGCAATCAAGCCAATGTCCGTGAGGGTGCGGTGGTCTTTTCAACCTCAACTCGAAACTTTGATAACCGCATGGGACCTAACTCCAAAGTCTATTTAGGAAGTGCTGAATTAGCAGCCCTTTGCGCACTTTTAGGCCGACTTCCTAGTGTGGAAGAGTATATGAGTTTAGTGCCTAAAAAATTAGCGGGAAAAACCGATAAAGTGTACAAATACCTCAATTTTAATCTCATTGAGAACTACGAACTTTCTAACTAA
- the ppsA gene encoding phosphoenolpyruvate synthase: MRYIRFFNELQLSDIPLVGGKNASLGEMYQKLTPKGILVPNGFATTSEAYYLLLEENGIKAMIEKHLRHVDVSNTDVLQASGKAIRDCILEATLPLSLTQELLSAYAMLSREYGVEHVDVAVRSSGTAEDLPDASFAGQQETFLNIDSPEKLLQSVKQCYASLFTDRAISYRSSRGFDHFKVALSVGVQKMVRSDKASSGVMFSIDTESGSHDLVLINATWGLGENVVSGRVNADEFFVFKPTLAKGFPTILKHSLGSKKERMLYHHLHQTINVPTSNEEQNNFSINDDEVLALAHQALLIEAYYERPMDIEWAKDGNDGKLYIVQARPETVQSKRDIQSIEKYTLSSKNATILATGRAVGDKIGSGAVKIIHDTSEFASFNAGDILVADTTNPDWEPIMKKASAVVTNRGSRTCHAAIVAREIGVPAVVGCGNGTDVLANVPEVTVSCAEGEEGYIYKGKLPFTCKTIDMNLHPTKTKLMMNVGNPAEAFNLAKMPNDGVGLARMEFIMTHSINAHPMALVDLYQGKGIEEEENIRSFMKPYVDAKAFFIDKLCEGIGLIAAAFYPRAVIIRTSDFKSNEYANMPGGKVYEVDEENPMIGFRGASRYYDESYKEAFAWECEALKKVRDEMGLDNVIIMLPFVRTPEEGKKVIEIMNAQGLVQGQNSLKIYAMCEIPANVIIADAFLDIFDGYSIGSNDLTQLVLGVDRDSGKIAHVFNERNPAVKAMLKMAIEACKRRGKYIGICGQAPSDYPEITEFLVREGIESISLNPDSLYKMHHVVEEIEAKVL, encoded by the coding sequence ATGCGTTATATTCGTTTCTTCAATGAACTTCAACTGAGTGACATTCCCCTCGTGGGCGGTAAAAACGCCAGTCTAGGTGAGATGTATCAAAAATTAACCCCCAAAGGTATTTTAGTTCCCAACGGTTTTGCAACAACCAGTGAGGCGTATTATCTTTTGCTTGAAGAAAATGGCATCAAGGCGATGATTGAAAAGCACCTGCGTCATGTGGATGTTTCCAACACAGATGTTTTACAAGCAAGCGGTAAAGCCATTCGAGATTGTATTTTAGAAGCAACCCTACCCTTAAGCCTAACACAAGAGCTCTTAAGTGCGTATGCCATGCTTTCACGTGAATATGGGGTTGAACATGTGGATGTAGCGGTGCGCTCTTCTGGCACGGCTGAGGATTTACCCGATGCTAGTTTTGCAGGGCAACAAGAGACCTTTTTAAATATAGACTCGCCTGAGAAATTGCTTCAAAGTGTCAAGCAGTGTTACGCCTCTTTGTTTACAGACCGTGCCATTAGTTACCGTTCTAGCCGTGGGTTTGACCATTTTAAAGTGGCACTCTCTGTGGGGGTTCAAAAGATGGTGCGAAGCGATAAAGCTAGCAGTGGCGTCATGTTTAGTATAGACACGGAGAGTGGTTCGCACGACCTTGTTTTAATTAATGCAACATGGGGACTGGGTGAAAATGTGGTGAGTGGACGGGTAAATGCGGATGAATTTTTTGTTTTCAAACCAACGCTTGCAAAAGGTTTTCCTACCATTTTGAAACACTCTTTAGGGAGTAAAAAAGAGAGAATGCTTTATCATCATCTACATCAAACGATTAATGTCCCCACAAGTAATGAAGAACAAAATAATTTTTCCATCAATGATGATGAAGTGTTAGCACTTGCCCATCAAGCACTCTTAATTGAAGCCTATTATGAGCGTCCCATGGATATTGAGTGGGCAAAAGATGGTAACGATGGCAAACTCTACATTGTGCAAGCTCGTCCTGAAACCGTACAAAGCAAGCGAGATATTCAAAGTATTGAGAAGTATACACTCAGTAGCAAAAACGCAACGATTTTAGCAACGGGGCGTGCTGTGGGCGATAAAATAGGCAGTGGAGCGGTGAAAATTATTCACGATACGTCTGAGTTTGCGTCCTTTAATGCAGGCGATATTTTGGTAGCCGATACGACGAATCCTGATTGGGAGCCCATTATGAAAAAGGCTTCTGCTGTGGTGACCAATCGAGGAAGTAGAACATGCCATGCTGCCATTGTCGCACGAGAAATTGGTGTACCCGCTGTGGTGGGATGTGGGAATGGCACGGACGTTTTAGCGAATGTTCCAGAAGTGACGGTGAGTTGTGCTGAGGGTGAAGAGGGGTACATTTACAAGGGAAAACTTCCTTTTACATGTAAGACCATTGACATGAACTTACACCCCACCAAAACGAAATTAATGATGAATGTAGGCAATCCAGCCGAAGCATTCAACTTAGCCAAAATGCCTAATGATGGTGTGGGGTTGGCACGCATGGAGTTTATTATGACGCACTCCATTAATGCGCATCCTATGGCATTGGTGGATTTGTATCAGGGAAAAGGGATTGAGGAAGAGGAAAACATTCGCTCTTTTATGAAGCCTTATGTGGATGCTAAGGCTTTTTTTATTGATAAGCTTTGTGAGGGGATTGGACTGATTGCTGCGGCATTTTACCCTCGAGCTGTCATTATTCGAACGAGCGATTTTAAAAGCAATGAGTATGCCAATATGCCAGGGGGCAAGGTGTATGAGGTGGATGAAGAGAACCCCATGATTGGTTTTCGTGGGGCGAGTCGTTATTATGATGAGAGCTATAAAGAAGCGTTTGCATGGGAGTGTGAAGCCCTTAAAAAGGTACGTGATGAGATGGGATTGGACAATGTCATTATTATGCTTCCTTTTGTAAGAACGCCTGAAGAGGGGAAAAAAGTTATTGAGATTATGAATGCGCAAGGCTTAGTGCAAGGGCAAAATAGTCTTAAAATTTATGCCATGTGCGAAATACCTGCCAATGTTATCATTGCCGATGCGTTTTTAGATATTTTTGATGGGTATTCGATTGGTTCCAACGACCTTACCCAACTGGTGTTAGGAGTCGACAGGGACAGCGGAAAAATCGCTCATGTCTTTAACGAGCGAAATCCAGCAGTCAAAGCAATGCTCAAAATGGCCATAGAGGCGTGTAAAAGACGAGGCAAATACATAGGTATTTGTGGGCAAGCACCCTCCGATTATCCTGAGATTACAGAATTTTTGGTCAGAGAAGGCATTGAGTCTATTTCACTCAATCCCGATTCTCTCTACAAAATGCACCACGTGGTGGAAGAAATCGAAGCAAAAGTGCTTTAA
- a CDS encoding FKBP-type peptidyl-prolyl cis-trans isomerase, whose amino-acid sequence MTITKNCLVTLDYTLFDTHNTLIDSGANPLIYLHGGYGDVFESIEKALEGKGVGESIHLELSAKDAFGERQEALVLVEDRALFDEAIAVGDEMEMVFAEGEEDELMMSYIITHIDEDKVVLDANHSLAGMNIVFDGTVIGVREATSEEIEKRLPQHEESLHVKQF is encoded by the coding sequence TTGACTATTACTAAAAATTGCCTTGTAACCCTAGACTATACCCTTTTTGATACCCACAATACGCTCATAGACAGTGGGGCGAACCCTTTGATCTACCTGCATGGTGGATACGGTGATGTTTTTGAAAGCATTGAAAAAGCCCTTGAGGGTAAAGGTGTGGGGGAGAGTATTCATTTAGAATTAAGCGCCAAAGATGCCTTTGGTGAACGTCAAGAAGCCTTGGTTTTGGTTGAAGATAGAGCCCTTTTTGATGAAGCCATTGCCGTGGGTGATGAGATGGAGATGGTTTTTGCTGAAGGGGAAGAGGATGAGCTGATGATGAGTTATATCATTACACACATTGATGAGGATAAAGTGGTTTTAGATGCCAATCACTCTTTGGCTGGGATGAATATCGTCTTTGATGGTACGGTGATTGGGGTACGTGAAGCCACCAGTGAAGAGATAGAAAAAAGACTCCCCCAGCATGAAGAGTCTTTACATGTAAAACAATTTTAA
- a CDS encoding FtsK/SpoIIIE family DNA translocase yields MATILPDASVVGRFGAYIGTFNRDTFGYLAFIYPFVLVIPSFALYKESRIDERRISVVLAFIIFSFAFIMAQSLVVHSALQGAFGHSIVTHLKSLIGILGVWFFIIAIFLLSMSLLVESSINDFLTFFKSLFSKKSVSKSFPIQEDECVYERYHEEVTSPKPITLEANKDVLVQEVSLLEKEKKPLVEENSVKEEEPKKSLVRLKSASKVEILSEVEENTKLLLEIDQGECDKPKDFKLPPLTFLANPPTKTVHVNENEIDQKIQDLLEKLRRFKIEGDVVRTYSGPVVTTFEFKPAPHVKVSRILTLQDDLAMALKAKTIRIQAPVPGKDVVGIEVPNHKIETIYLKEILESDIFKKSSSPLTIALGKDIVGNAFVTDLKKLPHLLVAGTTGSGKSVGINAMLLSLLYRNSPDTLRFLMIDPKMLEFSIYNDIPHLLTPVITKPKQAIVALANMVSEMERRYQLMSRSRTKNIENYNEKAKSIGVEPLPYIVIIIDELADLMMTSGKDVEFYIARLAQMARASGIHIIVATQRPSVDVVTGLIKANLPSRISFKVGQKIDSKVILDAMGADSLLGNGDMLFTPPGTSGLIRLHAPYTSEDEIDKVVEYLKKQRPVQYDESFLKESEEGFSSGAGSKDSGELDELFEDAKAIVLNERKSSISYIQRRLNIGYNRAATIVEQLEAMGILSAQNSKGQREIIV; encoded by the coding sequence GTGGCAACGATCCTTCCTGATGCTTCAGTGGTAGGCAGGTTTGGTGCATATATTGGAACATTTAATCGAGATACATTTGGGTATTTAGCCTTTATATATCCCTTTGTTTTAGTGATTCCTTCTTTTGCCTTGTACAAAGAGAGTCGTATTGATGAGCGACGCATTAGTGTAGTGCTTGCATTTATCATTTTTTCTTTTGCTTTTATTATGGCGCAATCTCTTGTTGTACATAGTGCCTTGCAAGGAGCCTTTGGACATTCGATTGTAACGCATTTGAAAAGCCTCATAGGTATTTTAGGAGTGTGGTTTTTTATTATTGCTATTTTTTTACTTTCAATGAGTTTATTGGTCGAATCAAGCATTAACGACTTTTTAACATTCTTCAAATCACTCTTTTCAAAAAAAAGTGTTTCAAAAAGTTTTCCTATACAAGAAGACGAGTGTGTGTATGAACGTTATCACGAAGAAGTAACCTCTCCTAAACCCATAACATTAGAAGCCAATAAGGACGTTTTAGTACAAGAAGTTTCACTTTTGGAAAAAGAAAAAAAACCTTTGGTTGAAGAAAATAGTGTTAAAGAAGAAGAGCCTAAAAAAAGCCTTGTTCGCCTTAAAAGTGCTTCTAAAGTTGAGATTTTAAGTGAAGTAGAGGAAAATACAAAACTTCTTTTAGAAATTGACCAAGGCGAGTGCGATAAACCGAAAGATTTTAAACTCCCTCCGTTAACATTTTTAGCCAATCCACCTACAAAAACAGTTCATGTCAATGAAAATGAAATAGACCAAAAAATTCAAGATTTGCTTGAGAAGCTCAGGCGTTTTAAAATCGAAGGGGACGTGGTACGCACCTACTCAGGTCCTGTGGTAACCACGTTTGAGTTTAAACCTGCCCCTCATGTCAAAGTCTCACGCATTTTAACCCTGCAAGATGACCTTGCTATGGCGCTTAAGGCGAAAACCATTCGCATCCAAGCGCCTGTTCCTGGTAAAGATGTTGTGGGCATTGAAGTGCCTAATCATAAAATTGAAACCATTTATCTCAAAGAGATTTTAGAGAGCGATATTTTTAAAAAATCTTCCTCGCCTTTAACCATTGCACTGGGTAAAGACATTGTGGGTAATGCCTTTGTGACCGATTTGAAAAAATTACCGCATTTACTCGTTGCTGGAACAACGGGAAGTGGTAAAAGTGTGGGAATTAATGCGATGCTACTCTCCTTGTTGTACCGTAATTCTCCTGATACGCTACGATTTTTAATGATAGACCCAAAAATGCTTGAATTTTCGATTTACAACGATATTCCGCACCTTTTAACCCCTGTCATTACCAAGCCAAAACAAGCCATTGTCGCCCTTGCAAATATGGTGAGTGAAATGGAGCGACGCTATCAGCTTATGAGCAGGTCACGCACGAAAAACATTGAAAATTATAATGAAAAAGCTAAAAGTATCGGGGTTGAACCGCTGCCTTACATTGTCATTATTATTGATGAGTTAGCAGACTTAATGATGACCAGTGGAAAAGATGTGGAGTTTTACATCGCCCGTTTAGCTCAAATGGCAAGGGCAAGTGGTATTCATATCATTGTAGCGACCCAACGTCCTTCAGTCGATGTTGTCACGGGTCTTATTAAGGCCAATTTACCCTCACGCATTAGCTTCAAAGTGGGGCAAAAAATTGACTCAAAAGTTATTTTGGATGCCATGGGAGCAGATTCACTCTTGGGTAATGGCGATATGCTTTTTACCCCTCCAGGTACCTCTGGACTTATTCGTTTACACGCACCTTATACCTCAGAAGATGAGATTGATAAAGTGGTAGAATACCTTAAAAAACAACGTCCTGTTCAGTATGATGAGAGTTTTTTAAAAGAGAGTGAAGAGGGCTTTTCTTCTGGGGCTGGGAGTAAAGATAGCGGTGAATTGGATGAATTATTTGAAGATGCCAAAGCTATTGTCTTAAATGAGCGAAAAAGTTCCATTTCTTATATTCAACGAAGACTTAATATTGGGTACAATAGAGCCGCAACAATTGTTGAACAACTAGAAGCAATGGGTATTCTCTCCGCTCAAAATTCTAAGGGTCAAAGAGAAATTATTGTTTGA
- a CDS encoding HU family DNA-binding protein: MKKAEFIQAVSEKAGLSKKDSQKAVDAALEAISDALVAGKEVSFIGFGTFSTATRAARKARVPGTDRVVDVAKTTAVKFKVGKKLKDVVAKA, encoded by the coding sequence ATGAAAAAAGCGGAATTTATCCAAGCGGTTTCAGAGAAAGCAGGTCTTTCAAAGAAGGACAGTCAAAAAGCTGTTGATGCAGCACTAGAAGCAATTAGTGATGCACTTGTTGCGGGCAAAGAAGTAAGTTTTATTGGTTTTGGTACATTTAGTACAGCAACAAGAGCAGCTAGAAAAGCTAGAGTACCTGGTACGGATAGAGTTGTTGATGTTGCAAAAACAACTGCTGTAAAATTTAAAGTTGGTAAAAAACTTAAAGACGTTGTTGCAAAAGCGTAA
- the flgL gene encoding flagellar hook-associated protein FlgL: protein MRVTDALTFNNSIRNYRTSSSKLYDVNQQIYSGSKIQQSYQNTSVYIDAMRLNSEITTLEQSIGSSKKAKVFAQNTDTTLTSFTSKLDEFKTKLTQAANASNSQTSLEAIANDLEAYKVELMNLANTSINGQFLFSGSALSTKPISSDGTYNGNNENLSAVVGSGVELTYNVTGQSLFLGKDSDYSKVVSTNVTMYNQTKLYPSVMEGSGTNTTSSEVYLTTTDTIRDMIGDTDSDKTNDPNAVFYLSGRDTAGETFATKIEISSSSSVQDLLDSIGKAYGNTSTNKLVDVSMNKSGQIEIKDLKTGQQVIEMNIFGAVDRDAAAGTSGNANQTDVNDLLASSNVDIIAFNTSNYTTTNSASTISSRADSYNEGVYRIGYTLQTTEGSVAKGSTLLSDIMPEANNILFGSTNFAINPTTTVQNLMSAIEAEYSLSAGSVRIENGQIIADDPTGTLNATLTARNGVTPVGGFSIPDAINYTQRGFEKDGNTLLSNVSQVNKTTNEYATSTTKLSEVAGSDTLDGKTLTIDYKTKSGVSASASINLSNAGSSVDVDTDNDGVIDTTFSILDANGNPTSADNVSYKQLTDIISMLTAGTIPTNGVPTATSTDLEEYQYAIKTAQNSVAVNLDQQGRIVIKDSTASESKIELSMADSNAGDYSGTTSSVLSFMANDSVTIASPSVDIFAQLDEMIAAVRSGTFRMDSTSSDPRNIGIQNALAQLDHIADHVTKAHTQIGALSNALTESTTRAETLKVNVKTVQTELVGIDLAEAYLELTQVSNSYQAMLSAISKVNSMSLLDYM, encoded by the coding sequence ATGAGAGTTACTGATGCACTAACCTTTAATAATTCAATTCGTAATTACCGCACATCTTCATCAAAATTGTACGATGTCAACCAACAAATATATTCCGGTTCAAAAATACAGCAGAGTTATCAAAACACAAGTGTGTATATTGATGCTATGCGCCTTAACAGTGAAATTACGACATTAGAACAATCCATTGGAAGTAGTAAAAAAGCAAAAGTTTTCGCCCAAAACACAGATACAACACTGACAAGTTTTACCAGTAAGCTTGATGAGTTCAAAACAAAACTAACGCAAGCGGCCAATGCATCAAACTCTCAAACCAGTTTAGAAGCCATTGCAAATGATTTAGAAGCCTATAAAGTAGAATTAATGAATTTAGCCAATACTTCCATTAATGGTCAATTTCTATTTTCTGGCTCTGCTTTATCTACAAAACCTATTAGTTCAGATGGTACATATAATGGAAATAACGAAAATTTAAGCGCTGTTGTTGGCTCAGGCGTGGAACTGACGTATAATGTCACTGGACAGTCTTTGTTTTTAGGAAAAGACAGTGATTACAGTAAAGTTGTCTCTACTAACGTGACCATGTACAACCAAACGAAACTCTATCCTAGTGTTATGGAAGGTTCTGGTACCAATACAACCTCTAGTGAAGTCTATTTAACAACCACTGATACCATCCGTGATATGATTGGCGATACGGATAGTGATAAAACAAATGACCCAAATGCAGTTTTTTATCTCTCAGGTAGAGATACTGCAGGTGAAACTTTTGCCACAAAAATAGAAATAAGCTCTAGCTCTTCAGTTCAAGATTTATTAGACAGTATAGGAAAGGCATATGGCAATACATCGACCAATAAACTTGTTGATGTAAGTATGAATAAAAGCGGTCAAATCGAAATAAAAGATTTAAAAACGGGACAGCAAGTCATAGAAATGAATATTTTTGGTGCAGTTGATAGAGATGCCGCTGCTGGAACATCAGGCAATGCAAATCAAACAGATGTTAATGATTTATTAGCCTCTTCAAATGTTGATATTATTGCGTTTAATACCAGCAACTATACAACAACAAATTCAGCAAGTACTATTAGTTCAAGAGCCGATAGCTACAACGAAGGTGTCTACCGTATCGGGTACACACTTCAAACAACAGAGGGAAGCGTTGCCAAGGGTAGTACTCTTTTAAGTGACATTATGCCAGAGGCTAATAATATTCTTTTTGGAAGTACTAACTTTGCTATTAACCCTACAACAACGGTACAAAATTTAATGAGTGCTATTGAGGCTGAATATAGTTTAAGTGCAGGTTCTGTGCGTATAGAAAATGGACAGATTATCGCAGATGATCCAACAGGAACACTGAATGCAACACTGACTGCACGCAATGGCGTCACTCCTGTAGGAGGATTTAGTATTCCAGATGCAATTAACTATACACAACGTGGGTTTGAAAAAGATGGTAATACGCTGCTAAGTAATGTCTCGCAAGTCAATAAAACAACGAATGAATATGCAACCAGTACAACCAAACTCAGTGAAGTGGCAGGCAGTGATACACTTGATGGAAAAACGCTCACTATTGATTATAAAACAAAAAGCGGTGTGAGTGCATCCGCTAGCATTAATTTAAGCAATGCAGGAAGCAGTGTTGATGTGGATACCGATAATGATGGTGTTATTGATACGACATTTTCTATTTTAGATGCCAATGGCAATCCAACCAGTGCTGATAATGTAAGTTATAAACAACTCACGGATATTATTAGTATGCTCACCGCTGGAACGATTCCCACTAATGGAGTGCCTACTGCTACGAGTACGGATTTAGAAGAGTATCAATATGCAATAAAAACGGCACAAAACAGTGTTGCAGTAAACCTTGATCAACAGGGGCGTATTGTTATAAAAGATAGTACGGCTTCTGAGTCTAAAATTGAATTGAGTATGGCTGATAGCAATGCAGGAGACTATAGTGGCACAACAAGCTCGGTTCTTTCCTTTATGGCCAATGATTCTGTAACAATCGCAAGTCCCTCTGTTGATATTTTTGCACAGCTTGATGAGATGATTGCAGCGGTACGAAGTGGGACATTTCGTATGGATTCAACATCATCCGACCCACGCAATATTGGTATACAAAATGCATTAGCCCAATTGGATCATATTGCGGATCATGTTACAAAAGCACACACACAAATTGGTGCGCTAAGCAACGCATTAACAGAGTCAACAACACGAGCAGAGACACTTAAGGTGAATGTAAAAACGGTTCAAACAGAATTGGTAGGCATTGATTTAGCCGAAGCCTATTTGGAATTAACCCAAGTTAGTAACTCTTATCAAGCCATGCTATCGGCGATTTCAAAAGTCAATTCAATGTCTCTTTTAGATTACATGTAA